The following proteins come from a genomic window of Eleginops maclovinus isolate JMC-PN-2008 ecotype Puerto Natales chromosome 8, JC_Emac_rtc_rv5, whole genome shotgun sequence:
- the slc25a46 gene encoding mitochondrial outer membrane protein SLC25A46 isoform X2, whose translation MDRSSFSRRPDSFDGLGYRGDPLFGFREQDQLQQHRVTEPPDIPGSRNLHLTGDQRTGERTPQTGERAGWVAPQPGLPPAEQLSRFAGFGIGLVSLFTENVLAHPCIVFRRQCQVNYHARCYHLSPFSAVAVMYSITKAQGPKALWKGMGSTFIVHGIMLGAEGVISELTPLPRLTAMVALPFYCASLIETVQSEIVRDEASSGLLDCLREGVTRLLGVGAPHSCRLLPLRSLLLPAALHAVLRYAIASCVQRGVLWLQQRGRQAPRADSPDPLDAYFPELAAAWAGALVADVLLFPAETALHRLSLQGTRTIIDATDGAGAGGNGPLVLPVNTQYDGVSDCLHAMRRREGTAGFYRGFGALVAQYALHGTLLAAARTLLRLLLLEGRAA comes from the exons ATGGATCGATCCAGCTTCTCCCGGCGGCCGGACAGCTTCGACGGGCTCGGGTACCGGGGGGACCCTCTGTTCGGGTTCAGAGAGCAggaccagctgcagcagcaccgGGTCACCGAGCCTCCGGACATCCCGGGCAGCAGGAACCTGCACCTGACCGGGGACCAGAGGACCGGGGAGAGGACCCCACAGACCGGGGAGAGAGCCGGTTGGGTGGCTCCGCAGCCTGGTTTGCCTCCTGCAG AGCAGCTCAGTCGATTTGCAGGATTTGGAATCGGACTCGTCAG CCTGTTCACAGAGAACGTCCTCGCTCACCCCTGCATCGTCTTCAGGAGGCAGTGCCAG GTGAACTACCACGCCCGCTGTTACCACCTGAGCCCGTTCAGCGCCGTCGCCGTCATGTACTCCATCACCAAGGCCCAg GGACCGAAGGCTCTGTGGAAGGGGATGGGCAGCACCTTCATCGTGCACGGCATCATGCTCGGAGCGGAGGGCGTCATCAGTGAGCTCACGCCATTACCACG GTTGACGGCGATGGTGGCTCTTCCCTTTTACTGCGCCAGCCTCATCGAGACCGTCCAG AGTGAGATAGTGCGTGACGAGGCATCCTCCGGACTACTTGACTGTCTGCGTGAAGGCGTGACGCGGCTGCTGGGTGTCGGCGCACCTCACTCATGCCGGCTGCTTCCTCTGCGCTCGCTGCTGCTGCCGGCGGCGCTGCATGCGGTGCTGCGGTATGCCATCGCCTCCTGCGTGCAGCGAGGGGTGCTGTGGCTGCAGCAGCGGGGGAGGCAGGCTCCGAGGGCCGACTCCCCCGACCCGTTGGACGCCTACTTCCCAGAGTTGGCGGCGGCGTGGGCCGGCGCACTGGTGGCCGACGTGCTGCTGTTTCCTGCGGAGACAGCCCTGCACCGCCTCAGCCTCCAGGGAACCAGGACCATCATCGACGCCACCGACGGCGCCGGGGCGGGAGGAAACGGACCGCTTGTTCTGCCCGTGAACACGCAGTACGACGGCGTATCCGACTGCCTGCACGCCATGCGCCGCCGCGAGGGAACCGCTGGATTCTACCGCGGTTTCGGGGCGCTGGTGGCGCAGTACGCACTGCACGGCACGCTGCTGGCCGCCGCCCGGActctgctgcggctgctgctgctggagggccGCGCCGCATAG
- the slc25a46 gene encoding mitochondrial outer membrane protein SLC25A46 isoform X1 codes for MDRSSFSRRPDSFDGLGYRGDPLFGFREQDQLQQHRVTEPPDIPGSRNLHLTGDQRTGERTPQTGERAGWVAPQPGLPPAEQLSRFAGFGIGLVSLFTENVLAHPCIVFRRQCQVNYHARCYHLSPFSAVAVMYSITKAQGPKALWKGMGSTFIVHGIMLGAEGVISELTPLPRELPHRWSLKQLAGHLLLKGLTAMVALPFYCASLIETVQSEIVRDEASSGLLDCLREGVTRLLGVGAPHSCRLLPLRSLLLPAALHAVLRYAIASCVQRGVLWLQQRGRQAPRADSPDPLDAYFPELAAAWAGALVADVLLFPAETALHRLSLQGTRTIIDATDGAGAGGNGPLVLPVNTQYDGVSDCLHAMRRREGTAGFYRGFGALVAQYALHGTLLAAARTLLRLLLLEGRAA; via the exons ATGGATCGATCCAGCTTCTCCCGGCGGCCGGACAGCTTCGACGGGCTCGGGTACCGGGGGGACCCTCTGTTCGGGTTCAGAGAGCAggaccagctgcagcagcaccgGGTCACCGAGCCTCCGGACATCCCGGGCAGCAGGAACCTGCACCTGACCGGGGACCAGAGGACCGGGGAGAGGACCCCACAGACCGGGGAGAGAGCCGGTTGGGTGGCTCCGCAGCCTGGTTTGCCTCCTGCAG AGCAGCTCAGTCGATTTGCAGGATTTGGAATCGGACTCGTCAG CCTGTTCACAGAGAACGTCCTCGCTCACCCCTGCATCGTCTTCAGGAGGCAGTGCCAG GTGAACTACCACGCCCGCTGTTACCACCTGAGCCCGTTCAGCGCCGTCGCCGTCATGTACTCCATCACCAAGGCCCAg GGACCGAAGGCTCTGTGGAAGGGGATGGGCAGCACCTTCATCGTGCACGGCATCATGCTCGGAGCGGAGGGCGTCATCAGTGAGCTCACGCCATTACCACG GGAGCTTCCTCACAGGTGGAGCCTCAAACAGCTGGCGGGTCATCTGCTGCTGAAGGG GTTGACGGCGATGGTGGCTCTTCCCTTTTACTGCGCCAGCCTCATCGAGACCGTCCAG AGTGAGATAGTGCGTGACGAGGCATCCTCCGGACTACTTGACTGTCTGCGTGAAGGCGTGACGCGGCTGCTGGGTGTCGGCGCACCTCACTCATGCCGGCTGCTTCCTCTGCGCTCGCTGCTGCTGCCGGCGGCGCTGCATGCGGTGCTGCGGTATGCCATCGCCTCCTGCGTGCAGCGAGGGGTGCTGTGGCTGCAGCAGCGGGGGAGGCAGGCTCCGAGGGCCGACTCCCCCGACCCGTTGGACGCCTACTTCCCAGAGTTGGCGGCGGCGTGGGCCGGCGCACTGGTGGCCGACGTGCTGCTGTTTCCTGCGGAGACAGCCCTGCACCGCCTCAGCCTCCAGGGAACCAGGACCATCATCGACGCCACCGACGGCGCCGGGGCGGGAGGAAACGGACCGCTTGTTCTGCCCGTGAACACGCAGTACGACGGCGTATCCGACTGCCTGCACGCCATGCGCCGCCGCGAGGGAACCGCTGGATTCTACCGCGGTTTCGGGGCGCTGGTGGCGCAGTACGCACTGCACGGCACGCTGCTGGCCGCCGCCCGGActctgctgcggctgctgctgctggagggccGCGCCGCATAG
- the slc31a1 gene encoding high affinity copper uptake protein 1, whose product MDHSAMNHSAMDHSHHHPTTAPPSTGGHDHGGGVGGSGSHGGMAMTFYFGYNNVELLFTGLLINSPGEMVGACIGVFLLAVLYEGLKMGRETLLRRSQVNVRYNSMPLPGADGTVLMETHKTVGQRMISPAHFLQTLLHIVQVVVSYLLMLVFMTYNAYLCIAVAAGAGMGYFLFSWRKAVVVDITEHCH is encoded by the exons ATGGACCACAGCGCCATGAACCACAGTGCCATGGACCACAGCCACCATCACCCCACCACCGCCCCCCCCAGCACCGGGGGCCACGACCACGGAGGTGGAGTGGGGGGCTCAGGGAGCCATGGGGGCATG GCGATGACTTTCTACTTCGGGTACAACAACGTGGAGCTGCTGTTCACCGGCCTGCTCATCAACTCCCCGGGAG AGATGGTCGGGGCGTGCATCGGAGTGTTCCTATTGGCCGTCCTGTACGAGGGGCTGAAGATGGGCCGGGAGACGCTGCTGCGCCGCAGTCAGGTGAACGTCCGCTACAACTCCATGCCGCTGCCCGGGGCTGATGGGACTGTTCTGATGGAGACGCACAAGACCGTCGG GCAGAGAATgataagccccgcccacttcctTCAGACGCTGCTGCACATCGTCCAGGTGGTTGTCAGCTACTTGCTGATGCTCGTCTTCATGACCTACAACGCTTACCTCTGCATCGCCGTGGCAGCCGGCGCTGGGATGGGCTACTTCCTGTTCAGCTGGCGGAAGGCTGTGGTCGTCGACATCACTGAGCACTGTCATTAG